From the genome of Silurus meridionalis isolate SWU-2019-XX chromosome 12, ASM1480568v1, whole genome shotgun sequence, one region includes:
- the or95a1 gene encoding odorant receptor 129-1 — translation MQNLTEFPGNATSSDTTAIILKVCVVIPLFSAFLYFILLMLHIFASHRQFLDSSRYILFAYMLVNDTLQLLSSVLLFLFIMGNLKLAIIYCAPLLFFSVATFQNGPLILAAMSLERYVAIFYPLRRPISWRPERIWLIALSTWVISCITPLVDFILMRPNPAWDIYTTQLSCKSTVLSGLPIQILFKVVVNVVFLAAVALIILFTYIRILLETRKMRDDRASVTRALHTVVLHGLQLLLSMMVFTFPITENFIVLNVKSMQEHIQFFNYFCFVLLPRFLSPLIYGFRDESLRGYMKKSMPCYKAHIGPHKLVKITK, via the coding sequence ATGCAAAATTTGACTGAATTCCCAGGCAATGCCACATCCAGCGACACCACAGCTATAATCctaaaggtgtgtgtggtgatcCCACTGTTTAGTGCCTTTCTCTACTTTATTCTGCTGATGCTGCATATATTTGCATCACATCGCCAATTCTTGGACAGCTCACGTTATATCCTGTTTGCCTACATGCTGGTCAATGACACACTGCAGTTACTCTCCTCTGTGTTgctctttttattcattatggGAAATCTGAAGCTTGCCATCATCTACTGTGCACCActgctctttttctctgttgCCACCTTTCAGAATGGCCCACTAATTCTAGCTGCCATGTCACTAGAACGCTACGTGGCTATCTTCTACCCACTGCGTCGACCCATCTCTTGGAGGCCTGAAAGAATTTGGTTGATTGCTTTGAGCACGTGGGTAATCAGCTGTATCACTCCTTTAGTGGATTTCATCCTGATGCGCCCGAATCCGGCTTGGGATATCTACACCACTCAATTGTCCTGCAAATCCACTGTACTCAGTGGCTTGCCCATTCAAATTCTCTTCAAAGTAGTTGTGAATGTAGTCTTCTTAGCTGCTGTGGCCCTTATCATTCTTTTTACATACATTCGGATCCTTCTGGAGACTCGAAAGATGCGTGACGACCGGGCATCTGTAACCAGAGCGCTGCACACTGTGGTGTTGCATGGATTACAGCTGCTTTTGAGCATGATGGTCTTCACATTTCCCATTACTGAAAACTTTATTGTTCTGAATGTAAAATCAATGCAGGAACATATTCAATTTTTCAATTACTTCTGCTTTGTGCTGCTGCCACGCTTTCTCAGCCCACTCATTTATGGCTTCAGAGATGAGAGTCTGAGAGGTTATATGAAAAAAAGCATGCCTTGTTATAAGGCTCATATTGGGCCACATAAATTagtaaaaatcacaaaatga
- the LOC124394834 gene encoding odorant receptor 131-2-like, with the protein MCPEECNSSHHLQLVQSGSLRLNVSMALTQIFVWPFIYINILMILTFFRKQSFRTETRYILFAYTLFVDLIFLILTDFVIFLSYSYILMPMAFCIPICMLMETLTTCTPLTITAMCVERYVAICMPLRHSAISTVHRTLTVILIIWITCFLKPFVDLLILVTTASKEYMSQFTFCHYEIMMPDSSHRLIRGILHFFGFTLVLLVEIFCYVMIMISARAASVNKNLAVKGLRTITLHMLQLTLCTTEIICPYIEALIIELDIQVYLSVRFFNFIMFTVIARAVSPFVYGLRDEQFYATLLYFVRCRQNHVSSERVSNPKKNCNNK; encoded by the coding sequence ATGTGTCCAGAGGAGTGTAACAGCAGCCATCATTTGCAACTGGTCCAGTCAGGTTCACTACGGCTGAATGTATCAATGGCTTTAACCCAGATCTTTGTGTGGCCATTTATCTATATCAACATCCTCATGATTCTAACCTTTTTCAGAAAACAATCTTTCAGAACTGAAACACGCTATATACTGTTTGCCTATACCTTATTTGTAGATTTGATTTTTCTTATTCTGACAGATTTTGTAATATTTCTCTCTTACAGCTATATACTGATGCCCATGGCATTCTGTATTCCCATTTGCATGCTCATGGAAACACTAACAACGTGCACACCACTAACTATTACTGCAATGTGCGTCGAACGTTACGTGGCCATTTGCATGCCACTGAGACATAGTGCTATCTCTACTGTCCACAGGACCCTTACAGTTATTCTAATCATTTGGATCACATGTTTCCTTAAGCCATTTGTGGATTTGTTGATCCTTGTTACAACTGCCTCGAAAGAATACATGTCTCAATTTACCTTCTGTCATTATGAAATCATGATGCCAGATAGCTCGCACCGCTTAATAAGAGGTATTCtacatttttttggttttacacTAGTTTTACTTGTTGAGATATTTTGCTATGTTATGATTATGATCTCTGCCCGAGCAGCCTCTGTTAACAAGAACTTAGCAGTCAAAGGTCTGCGCACCATCACATTGCATATGCTTCAGCTTACCCTCTGTACAACTGAAATTATTTGTCCCTATATTGAAGCACTAATCATTGAGCTGGATATCCAGGTATATTTGTCAGTACGATTTTTTAACTTTATAATGTTCACTGTCATTGCTAGGGCAGTCAGTCCATTTGTTTACGGCCTAAGAGATGAACAGTTTTATGCTACCCTATTGTACTTTGTCAGATGTAGACAAAATCATGTTTCATCTGAGAGAGTCTCAAATCCAaagaaaaattgtaataataaataa